One segment of Fibrobacter sp. UWB10 DNA contains the following:
- the coaE gene encoding dephospho-CoA kinase (Dephospho-CoA kinase (CoaE) performs the final step in coenzyme A biosynthesis.) — protein sequence MIGITGTIGAGKSLVGRILRDQKIRVIDADVAVHHLYRDDKNLRAAIAKEFGEDMLTEKGISRNHMADLVFKDASARVRLEALIYPVLTQYLLRANPAFVEAALFENVPELVAKLDEIWVVCAAREVRKNRLIANRGFSEADAERRIELQSAKDSEDEWRRLFPGKKIHFIDNSGDETQLQNAIKSLI from the coding sequence ATGATTGGTATTACAGGTACAATTGGTGCAGGAAAGTCGCTTGTCGGCCGCATTTTGCGCGATCAAAAGATTCGCGTGATTGACGCTGATGTCGCTGTGCATCACTTGTATCGTGATGACAAGAATTTGCGAGCTGCGATTGCCAAGGAATTTGGCGAAGACATGCTGACCGAAAAAGGCATTAGCCGGAACCACATGGCAGATTTGGTTTTTAAAGATGCTTCTGCCAGGGTGCGCTTAGAAGCGCTTATTTATCCGGTGCTCACGCAGTATCTGCTCCGTGCAAATCCGGCGTTTGTAGAGGCTGCCTTATTCGAGAATGTGCCGGAATTGGTGGCTAAACTCGATGAAATCTGGGTGGTGTGCGCCGCTCGCGAAGTTCGCAAGAATCGATTGATTGCAAATCGTGGCTTTAGCGAAGCGGATGCAGAGCGCCGTATTGAATTGCAGTCAGCAAAAGACAGCGAAGATGAATGGCGTAGGCTTTTCCCGGGAAAGAAAATTCATTTTATCGACAACTCTGGCGATGAAACGCAATTGCAAAATGCAATCAAGAGCTTGATATAA
- a CDS encoding outer membrane lipoprotein carrier protein LolA has translation MFKRIGFIRLFVILMALAVNCAFALSADEAMEKSKAWFKSGKAWNLEFRVQVFYSDSPDIASQGGKLLVAEGDRFVLDMAGIKFYSDGESLWQYNVEQNQVLIKSVEDLSSSLHPSELLFKYLNCKAKAISEGEFNKQKMWVLTLDPSKYKGQFTQMEVWLSKTDFSPKRLYTVDPAGNGSWYNIVNLSVVKSWKAEDFKYKPIKGVDEIDMR, from the coding sequence CGCTTGCTGTTAATTGCGCTTTCGCTTTATCAGCCGACGAGGCCATGGAAAAATCCAAGGCTTGGTTCAAGTCGGGCAAAGCTTGGAATCTTGAATTTAGGGTACAGGTTTTTTATTCTGATTCTCCGGATATCGCGTCTCAGGGTGGCAAGCTTTTGGTTGCCGAAGGGGACCGTTTTGTTTTGGATATGGCAGGAATCAAGTTCTATAGCGACGGTGAAAGCCTGTGGCAGTACAATGTGGAACAAAACCAGGTGCTGATCAAGTCGGTCGAAGACTTGTCTAGCTCGCTACACCCCTCGGAACTCTTGTTCAAGTATTTGAATTGCAAGGCCAAAGCAATTTCGGAAGGTGAATTCAACAAGCAGAAAATGTGGGTGCTGACCTTGGACCCGTCCAAGTACAAGGGACAGTTCACTCAAATGGAAGTCTGGCTTTCGAAAACGGATTTTTCGCCTAAGCGCCTTTATACGGTGGACCCTGCTGGCAACGGTTCGTGGTACAACATTGTGAACCTTTCGGTGGTGAAGTCCTGGAAGGCAGAAGACTTTAAGTACAAGCCTATAAAGGGCGTTGACGAAATTGACATGCGGTAA
- a CDS encoding glycoside hydrolase family 9 protein: protein MVFNKILPPVLAITALSASSLFAATAYHNQVGFLTKGQKQMAVVGAEGKEIVFKTSSGNEVLKVTAPEAQIWVPAGDTAASLVDFSEIQTAGKYQAYIDDEPIGHPITIADNALEEAGKASIKFFYFQRASTALEEEYAGIYARAAGHPDTAVKYHASTGKTDLNATFSSPKGWYDAGDYGKYIVNSGISTYTLLQLYQQNKAYYDTLKLNIPESKNDVPDLLDEIRWNLDWMLTMQDDDGGVFHKLTTKQFAGTIMPAKANAQRYAIGKAVEATWDFAAVVTLASEIYKPYDPEFAEKCIIAAQKAHNWAMAHPYEVYEQPKDVGTGSYTGAADWASKLWTLIEMYRVSGDTNVVAAIKKLPINNKKAKLQSWQNNYMLGIFSIAMSPDAFEPEMVDSANAIIINMADNFMKSLDNNGYGIALDKDDFYWGSNGVAANKGMVLVHAYILTKEEKYLNAVQGIVDYILGRNPIDKSYLTGYGVNPVMNPHHRVSQADSIEAPVPGMIAGGANASATDCAKQYNNANAVAKSYYDNSCSYATNEVAINWNAPFAYIIGSLQAIATTGVTYDIKTPVNAKYELTTIPAARNRIKYAKPQEGKRLVIRGQKVQLEYTDKNGIKTYFSIGGKKVR, encoded by the coding sequence ATGGTGTTCAATAAGATTCTTCCCCCCGTCCTCGCGATTACGGCTCTTAGTGCAAGTAGCCTGTTCGCTGCTACGGCCTACCACAACCAGGTCGGTTTCTTGACTAAGGGTCAAAAGCAAATGGCCGTTGTCGGCGCCGAAGGCAAAGAAATCGTTTTCAAGACCTCTAGCGGTAACGAAGTTCTGAAAGTGACCGCCCCCGAAGCCCAAATCTGGGTTCCCGCTGGCGACACCGCCGCATCCCTGGTCGATTTCTCCGAAATTCAGACCGCCGGCAAATACCAAGCCTATATCGATGACGAACCGATCGGCCACCCCATCACCATTGCTGACAACGCCCTCGAAGAAGCTGGCAAGGCCTCTATCAAGTTCTTCTACTTCCAGCGTGCCTCTACCGCTCTTGAAGAAGAATACGCCGGCATTTATGCCCGTGCCGCAGGCCACCCGGATACAGCAGTAAAGTACCACGCCTCTACGGGCAAGACCGATCTTAACGCCACCTTTAGCAGTCCCAAGGGTTGGTACGATGCTGGCGACTACGGCAAGTACATCGTGAACTCCGGCATTTCTACTTACACCTTGCTGCAGCTTTACCAGCAGAACAAGGCCTACTACGATACTCTGAAGCTGAACATTCCCGAAAGCAAGAACGATGTCCCGGACCTGTTGGATGAAATCCGCTGGAATCTGGACTGGATGCTCACCATGCAAGACGACGACGGTGGCGTGTTCCACAAGCTCACCACCAAGCAATTCGCCGGCACCATCATGCCCGCCAAGGCAAACGCCCAGCGCTACGCCATCGGCAAGGCTGTAGAAGCTACTTGGGACTTCGCTGCAGTCGTTACGCTGGCTTCCGAAATTTACAAGCCCTACGATCCTGAATTTGCCGAAAAGTGCATTATCGCCGCCCAAAAGGCTCACAACTGGGCAATGGCACATCCCTACGAAGTTTACGAACAGCCCAAAGATGTCGGCACCGGTTCTTATACGGGAGCAGCCGACTGGGCATCTAAACTTTGGACTCTCATCGAAATGTACCGCGTCAGCGGTGACACCAATGTTGTAGCCGCCATCAAGAAGCTTCCCATCAACAACAAGAAAGCCAAACTTCAAAGCTGGCAGAACAACTACATGCTGGGAATCTTCTCCATCGCTATGAGCCCCGATGCCTTCGAGCCCGAAATGGTGGATTCTGCAAACGCCATCATCATCAACATGGCCGACAATTTTATGAAGTCTCTCGACAACAACGGCTACGGTATTGCTCTCGATAAAGACGACTTCTACTGGGGTTCCAACGGTGTTGCTGCCAACAAGGGCATGGTCCTGGTTCACGCCTACATTCTGACCAAAGAAGAAAAATACCTGAACGCCGTCCAAGGCATTGTGGACTACATCTTGGGCCGCAACCCCATTGACAAATCTTACCTCACCGGCTACGGTGTCAATCCGGTCATGAATCCGCACCACCGCGTAAGCCAGGCAGACAGCATTGAAGCACCTGTTCCGGGAATGATTGCCGGCGGCGCCAACGCTTCGGCTACGGATTGCGCCAAGCAATACAACAATGCAAATGCGGTTGCCAAATCCTACTACGACAATTCCTGCAGCTACGCAACCAACGAAGTGGCCATCAACTGGAACGCCCCCTTCGCCTACATTATCGGAAGCCTGCAAGCGATCGCAACAACCGGCGTCACTTACGATATCAAGACTCCGGTCAACGCCAAATACGAACTTACTACTATTCCGGCAGCCCGCAACCGCATCAAGTACGCCAAGCCTCAAGAAGGCAAGCGCCTCGTAATCCGCGGTCAAAAGGTCCAGCTCGAATACACCGACAAGAACGGAATCAAGACTTACTTCAGCATTGGCGGCAAGAAGGTCCGCTAA
- the recF gene encoding DNA replication and repair protein RecF (All proteins in this family for which functions are known are DNA-binding proteins that assist the filamentation of RecA onto DNA for the initiation of recombination or recombinational repair.): MISKIFIDGLRSLNGFEQEFGPGITVVHGPNGCGKTSILESIHLLAQGFSFRARDLKEMIAWNGDELIVRATFEDAGRVTTRAVRVGRRSCEVRENGESLKSVTALFGNLPAVIMQPSDIELLRGAPEVRRRWLDEILCFRSQANAAVLKRYRRVLQQRNQWLRQYKREGAATGGDALFAVLTEQLVDLGAKLWAARIELSKEISPIITGYYRKLSGGVDEITCAYKSSILKELDALDGAEFLDDSELDKVAADSSVAYIASDSGECEDGSVDENALREAYRRKLAGLEYAEMIQGITLSGPHKDDLGVCIGESEMRSSGSQGQCRCAAVAMRFAAVDVATRYLSKPILLLDDIFAELDVNRRDAVASLIREKACQVIIATPQLEELPFTAEASIELRI, encoded by the coding sequence GTGATTTCAAAGATTTTTATAGACGGACTGCGCAGCCTGAATGGCTTTGAACAAGAGTTCGGGCCGGGAATCACCGTGGTTCACGGGCCGAACGGTTGTGGCAAGACGTCTATACTAGAATCGATTCACTTGCTTGCGCAAGGGTTTTCGTTTAGGGCCCGCGATTTAAAAGAAATGATTGCCTGGAACGGCGACGAACTGATTGTCCGGGCAACTTTTGAAGATGCAGGTCGCGTAACGACGCGCGCGGTACGCGTGGGTCGGCGCAGTTGTGAGGTTCGCGAAAATGGCGAAAGCTTGAAGTCGGTGACAGCTTTGTTCGGGAATTTGCCGGCGGTGATTATGCAACCGTCGGACATTGAACTTTTGCGCGGAGCGCCCGAAGTGCGCAGGCGCTGGCTCGATGAAATTCTTTGCTTTAGGTCGCAGGCGAATGCTGCGGTGCTTAAGCGCTACCGCCGCGTATTGCAACAGCGTAACCAGTGGCTGCGCCAATACAAGCGTGAAGGCGCTGCTACCGGTGGCGATGCCCTGTTTGCGGTTCTCACGGAACAGCTGGTGGATTTAGGCGCCAAGCTTTGGGCTGCCCGCATAGAACTTTCAAAAGAAATCTCGCCAATCATTACGGGTTATTACCGCAAACTTTCGGGCGGGGTAGACGAAATCACTTGCGCTTACAAGAGCTCGATTCTTAAAGAATTAGATGCGCTTGATGGCGCAGAATTCTTGGATGATTCGGAATTGGACAAGGTGGCGGCCGATTCCAGTGTCGCATACATTGCTTCGGATTCGGGCGAATGCGAAGATGGTTCTGTCGACGAAAATGCCTTGCGTGAAGCTTATCGCCGGAAACTCGCCGGCTTGGAATATGCCGAAATGATTCAGGGAATCACGCTTTCGGGCCCGCATAAAGATGATTTGGGCGTATGTATTGGCGAAAGCGAAATGCGGTCTTCGGGTTCGCAAGGCCAGTGTCGTTGTGCCGCAGTCGCCATGCGCTTTGCCGCAGTCGATGTGGCGACTCGCTACTTGAGTAAGCCGATTCTTTTGCTGGATGATATTTTTGCAGAACTCGACGTGAACCGCCGCGATGCGGTGGCATCGCTCATTCGCGAAAAGGCATGTCAGGTGATTATTGCGACTCCGCAGCTAGAAGAATTGCCGTTTACCGCAGAAGCTAGTATAGAACTTAGAATTTAG
- the mscL gene encoding large-conductance mechanosensitive channel protein MscL — translation MGIKGKATSLLEEFKAFAFKGNIVDMAIGVIIGGAFGKIVTSFVNDIVMPCVTAIIAMAGGKDAGEGLKSLSYTTAQGVAIPYGSFIGGIVDFLIVAIVVFIVMKKFLGFMQNMRKKEEAPAAPPAPPEPSAEEKLLTEIRDLLKK, via the coding sequence ATGGGTATCAAAGGTAAAGCAACATCCCTTCTCGAAGAGTTCAAAGCCTTCGCATTCAAGGGTAACATCGTCGATATGGCTATCGGTGTTATCATCGGTGGCGCATTCGGTAAAATCGTGACTTCCTTCGTGAACGACATCGTGATGCCGTGCGTTACGGCTATTATCGCCATGGCTGGTGGTAAAGATGCTGGCGAAGGCCTCAAGTCTCTTTCCTATACGACTGCCCAGGGTGTAGCAATCCCTTATGGTAGCTTTATCGGTGGCATCGTCGACTTCCTCATTGTCGCCATCGTGGTGTTCATCGTGATGAAGAAGTTCCTCGGCTTCATGCAGAACATGCGCAAGAAAGAAGAAGCCCCGGCTGCTCCTCCGGCACCTCCTGAACCGTCTGCCGAAGAAAAGCTCCTCACCGAAATCCGTGATTTGCTTAAGAAGTAA
- a CDS encoding DMT family transporter, which produces MSWFVLALLSAFFLGCYDLAKKKSVQDNAVRVTLFFCSAFYALFMSPLLLTGHCESLPLQSHIYLFGKAAIVGGSWILTYNALAHLPLSIATTIRALAPVFTIFIAVTFMGERPFALQWAGVAICICSYVGLSLAGRKEMGHFFSNGWVICMVLGTILAACSGVYDKFILQRMNFDPLTVQVWFSIYMMLWQFVICAITWFPTRHKTTPFQFRWSMVLVAILLIVADRCYFVAVSDPDALISIITVFRRSSVLISFFAGLLLFKERKSKMKFVALLGVILGICLIALGK; this is translated from the coding sequence ATGTCATGGTTCGTTTTAGCTTTACTTTCGGCCTTCTTTTTAGGCTGTTATGACCTCGCCAAGAAAAAGTCAGTGCAAGATAACGCTGTCCGTGTGACGTTGTTCTTTTGTAGTGCTTTTTACGCCCTTTTCATGAGCCCGCTCCTTTTGACGGGCCACTGCGAAAGCCTGCCTTTGCAAAGTCATATTTACTTGTTCGGTAAGGCGGCCATTGTGGGCGGTAGCTGGATTCTGACTTATAACGCTCTTGCGCATTTGCCGTTGAGCATTGCGACTACGATTCGTGCGCTTGCGCCTGTATTTACGATTTTCATTGCGGTCACGTTCATGGGAGAACGTCCTTTTGCGCTCCAGTGGGCGGGTGTTGCCATTTGTATTTGTTCGTATGTGGGCTTGAGCCTTGCGGGCCGTAAAGAAATGGGACATTTCTTTAGCAATGGTTGGGTCATCTGCATGGTGCTGGGGACGATTCTTGCGGCATGCAGTGGCGTTTACGACAAGTTCATTTTGCAACGTATGAACTTTGACCCGCTAACCGTTCAGGTTTGGTTCAGCATTTACATGATGCTTTGGCAGTTTGTGATTTGTGCTATCACTTGGTTCCCAACGCGCCACAAGACGACTCCGTTTCAGTTCCGTTGGTCCATGGTGCTGGTCGCTATCCTTTTGATTGTGGCGGATCGTTGCTATTTTGTGGCCGTAAGTGACCCGGATGCCTTGATTTCGATTATTACGGTGTTCCGTCGCTCTAGCGTGCTGATTTCGTTCTTTGCGGGTTTACTACTTTTCAAGGAACGCAAGAGCAAGATGAAATTTGTCGCCTTGCTTGGCGTGATTTTGGGTATTTGTCTAATCGCTCTCGGTAAGTAA